A stretch of the Aminipila terrae genome encodes the following:
- a CDS encoding cupin domain-containing protein encodes MKRLICAKDVETLAKQGQKVFYIDEDTLVTPSAKDAARSCGVEFSTEAPAPVCCAAPAACEAPAPAPAAEPAKACEGEIDTNMIYTVLKALADKGLLQGVLDTAACSGKPYTAEHDACGLKIVRGNTVQYEALDTGNPSDKVFYQEIINKEDGCSMNAGFITIENCQFDWECACEELYHIIEGTLTVTVNGKVYTAQPGDSVFFPNGAKVAFGSPNKMKAFYATY; translated from the coding sequence ATGAAAAGATTGATTTGTGCAAAAGATGTTGAGACCCTGGCAAAACAGGGGCAGAAAGTGTTCTATATTGATGAAGACACACTGGTAACTCCATCAGCAAAGGATGCAGCAAGATCCTGTGGAGTTGAATTTTCTACAGAGGCACCGGCTCCAGTATGCTGCGCAGCACCAGCTGCCTGTGAAGCACCGGCTCCGGCACCAGCTGCAGAACCAGCAAAAGCCTGTGAAGGTGAGATTGATACAAATATGATTTACACAGTACTAAAGGCTTTAGCAGATAAAGGTCTGCTGCAGGGAGTGCTGGATACAGCAGCATGCAGCGGGAAGCCTTACACAGCAGAGCATGATGCCTGCGGACTGAAAATTGTCCGTGGAAACACCGTACAGTATGAAGCACTGGATACAGGAAATCCTTCCGATAAAGTATTTTATCAGGAGATTATCAATAAAGAGGACGGCTGCTCCATGAATGCAGGGTTCATAACCATTGAAAACTGTCAGTTCGACTGGGAGTGTGCATGTGAAGAGCTGTACCATATCATCGAAGGAACACTGACAGTAACAGTAAACGGCAAGGTATATACAGCACAGCCGGGAGATTCTGTATTCTTCCCGAATGGTGCGAAAGTAGCCTTTGGTTCACCGAATAAGATGAAAGCATTTTATGCGACGTACTAA
- a CDS encoding endo alpha-1,4 polygalactosaminidase, giving the protein MRNFVIILILIVCILCFFSANDGFLQYDQKEYGVFLSVDNQKMEELKDYKTVVIDAAYFNKEDIDRLKQAGHTVYTYLNIGSLENFRPYYKEYSKYTLGKYKNWEEEQWIDVSQKQWQKLICGLADEYEEKGVDGFFIDNCDVYYLYKQDKIYKGLVDILSQLKDSGLDVIINGGDSFISKYYGENKNLNKILTGINQETVFSSIDFEKKRLGYSSNEEKEYFISYLNKMNQAGAAIYLLEYTSDKKLEKQIQKYCTKKGWKYYISDSVELD; this is encoded by the coding sequence ATGAGAAACTTCGTAATTATATTAATATTAATAGTATGCATATTGTGCTTTTTTTCTGCAAATGATGGATTTCTCCAGTATGACCAAAAAGAATATGGTGTTTTTTTAAGTGTCGATAATCAGAAAATGGAAGAGTTAAAAGACTATAAGACTGTTGTAATAGATGCTGCTTATTTCAACAAAGAAGATATTGACCGGCTTAAACAAGCTGGACATACAGTCTATACCTATTTAAACATTGGATCACTGGAGAATTTCAGACCGTATTATAAGGAGTATTCAAAATACACTCTTGGAAAATATAAAAACTGGGAAGAGGAACAATGGATTGATGTTTCACAGAAACAGTGGCAGAAGCTAATCTGTGGGCTTGCAGATGAATATGAGGAAAAAGGAGTGGATGGGTTCTTTATTGATAATTGTGATGTTTATTATTTATATAAGCAAGATAAAATCTATAAAGGTCTGGTGGATATTTTGAGCCAATTAAAGGATAGTGGTTTAGACGTAATTATAAATGGGGGAGATTCTTTTATTAGTAAATATTATGGAGAAAATAAGAACTTAAACAAGATACTAACTGGTATAAATCAGGAGACCGTATTTTCAAGTATAGATTTTGAAAAAAAGCGACTTGGATATAGTTCCAATGAAGAGAAAGAATATTTTATTTCTTATTTAAATAAAATGAATCAAGCAGGTGCAGCAATTTATTTACTGGAATATACAAGTGATAAAAAACTTGAAAAGCAAATTCAAAAATACTGCACCAAAAAAGGCTGGAAATATTACATATCAGATTCTGTTGAATTGGATTAA
- a CDS encoding BMC domain-containing protein, with product MEFRIIKSPSKGTMDILKRRMGSNNKNDYEDADAVGLVQGRMIEMICAADVAEKAVGVTVEDIRGSCPQNMILIAIFGDTASVEDAIHEIKRKLEEGKDLC from the coding sequence ATGGAATTTCGAATTATTAAATCTCCTTCCAAAGGTACCATGGATATTCTTAAACGTCGTATGGGATCAAACAATAAAAACGATTACGAAGATGCAGATGCGGTAGGCTTGGTGCAGGGGAGAATGATTGAAATGATTTGCGCAGCAGATGTTGCTGAAAAGGCAGTTGGTGTTACGGTCGAAGACATTAGAGGAAGCTGCCCGCAAAATATGATTTTGATTGCGATTTTCGGCGATACAGCGTCTGTGGAGGATGCAATCCATGAGATAAAACGCAAATTGGAAGAAGGGAAAGATTTATGTTAA
- a CDS encoding phosphate propanoyltransferase, with protein sequence MDKCEAVLKLLLEAVQGSVSAEPQQNSNEIPVGVSNRHIHLSQADLNALFGEGYQLTKMKDLSQPGQYACKETVTICGPKGAIEKVRVLGPVRSKTQVEVLTGDCFKLGAPSQARLSGDLSGTPGVTVIGPRGSVQTKEGLIVAQRHIHMTPKDAQHFGVQDGQTVCIKVEGPKGGMYSNVAVRANDASALECHLDTEEANAMGLGSSAKITIVK encoded by the coding sequence ATGGATAAATGTGAAGCTGTATTAAAGCTTTTACTGGAAGCAGTACAAGGAAGCGTATCTGCGGAACCTCAACAAAACTCAAATGAAATTCCAGTAGGTGTTTCAAACAGACACATCCACCTTTCACAGGCAGATTTAAATGCTTTATTCGGAGAAGGATACCAGCTGACAAAGATGAAAGATTTGTCACAGCCAGGTCAGTATGCATGCAAGGAGACCGTAACAATCTGCGGTCCCAAGGGTGCAATTGAGAAGGTAAGGGTACTTGGACCTGTACGAAGCAAGACCCAGGTTGAAGTATTGACAGGAGACTGTTTCAAGCTTGGAGCTCCATCTCAGGCAAGACTTTCAGGTGATCTTTCAGGAACACCGGGAGTTACTGTTATCGGTCCGAGAGGATCCGTACAGACGAAAGAAGGCCTGATTGTAGCTCAGAGACATATTCATATGACACCAAAAGATGCACAGCATTTTGGGGTGCAGGATGGACAGACTGTCTGCATTAAAGTAGAAGGGCCAAAAGGTGGTATGTACAGCAATGTTGCCGTAAGAGCAAATGATGCTTCTGCCCTTGAGTGCCATCTGGACACAGAAGAAGCGAATGCAATGGGCTTAGGCTCATCTGCAAAAATCACTATCGTAAAATAA
- the cutD gene encoding choline TMA-lyase-activating enzyme: MNNTNTGIIERKATIFNIQKYNMYDGPGIRTLVFFKGCPLRCKWCANPEGLEKKFQVMFKSNSCTNCGACVSACPVGIHTISEDNQKHEVQHNIDCLGCQKCVEVCNANALTIVGEVKTISELLEIILEDKTFYEVSGGGVTLGGGEVTMQTEAATSLLQACKQEGINTAIETCGYTKLENILKIAEFTDLFLYDIKQMNSDKHFELTGVRNEQILTNLKELLHRRYNVQVRMPMLKGINDSEEEISQVIEFLMPYRDQKNFKGIDLLPYHKLGVNKYNQLGKEYPIKGDPSLSDEDLDRIEGWIKKYDFPVSVIRH, from the coding sequence ATGAACAATACAAATACAGGTATTATTGAAAGAAAAGCAACGATTTTCAATATACAAAAATACAATATGTATGATGGTCCTGGAATAAGAACGCTGGTGTTTTTTAAGGGATGTCCGCTCCGCTGCAAATGGTGCGCAAATCCTGAAGGATTAGAAAAGAAATTTCAAGTAATGTTCAAAAGCAACTCGTGTACTAATTGCGGTGCTTGTGTTTCTGCTTGTCCAGTTGGGATACACACTATCTCAGAGGATAACCAAAAGCATGAGGTACAACATAACATTGATTGTCTTGGATGCCAAAAATGTGTAGAAGTTTGTAATGCTAATGCACTTACAATTGTAGGGGAAGTTAAAACAATTTCAGAATTGCTGGAAATTATTTTAGAAGATAAAACCTTCTACGAAGTTTCCGGAGGCGGAGTGACTTTGGGTGGTGGTGAAGTAACCATGCAGACAGAGGCCGCAACCAGTTTATTGCAGGCCTGTAAGCAGGAAGGAATAAATACTGCTATTGAGACCTGTGGATATACTAAATTAGAAAATATATTAAAGATTGCTGAGTTCACGGATTTATTCCTATACGATATTAAGCAGATGAATTCTGACAAACACTTTGAACTGACAGGGGTTCGTAATGAGCAGATTTTAACTAATTTAAAAGAACTTCTTCATAGAAGATATAATGTGCAAGTCAGAATGCCTATGCTAAAAGGAATAAATGACAGCGAGGAAGAAATCAGTCAGGTTATTGAATTCCTAATGCCTTATCGTGATCAGAAAAACTTTAAGGGTATCGATTTACTTCCATATCATAAGTTAGGTGTAAATAAGTATAATCAGCTTGGTAAAGAATATCCTATTAAAGGAGATCCAAGCTTGAGTGATGAAGATTTGGACAGAATTGAAGGATGGATCAAAAAATATGATTTCCCTGTTTCTGTTATTCGTCATTAA
- a CDS encoding BMC domain-containing protein — MGTAIEKATERIIQESVPGKQVTIAHVIASPMPDIYERLGIDDRGAIGILTLSPYETAIIAADVATKMADVEIGFLDRFTGSVVISGDVQSVTTALEAVTETLCDLLGFTTVPITKT, encoded by the coding sequence ATGGGAACAGCTATTGAAAAAGCTACAGAGCGTATCATACAGGAATCGGTACCTGGTAAGCAGGTCACAATTGCTCATGTGATTGCTTCGCCCATGCCTGATATATATGAGCGTTTAGGGATAGATGACAGAGGAGCCATTGGCATCCTCACTCTGTCACCTTATGAAACAGCTATCATTGCAGCAGACGTTGCTACTAAGATGGCAGATGTAGAAATTGGGTTTCTGGATCGTTTCACCGGCTCAGTTGTTATCAGTGGTGATGTGCAAAGTGTTACGACAGCACTTGAGGCTGTAACTGAAACCTTATGTGACTTGCTTGGCTTTACAACAGTTCCTATTACAAAAACATGA
- a CDS encoding EutP/PduV family microcompartment system protein yields MVIGPTHCGKTTLVNELNDYNGPLKKTQDTIYGEKTIDVPSSYVAIPWMYKHLIATAQNAASHILLLVDQSNPVEIYSPGFARVFTCPVIGVITKCDLKPENERVCLRQLKQIGVPEPYFKISIPEGIGIDALKAYIFNNDK; encoded by the coding sequence ATGGTGATAGGTCCTACGCATTGCGGAAAGACAACACTGGTAAATGAACTGAATGATTACAATGGTCCATTAAAAAAAACACAGGACACCATTTATGGAGAAAAAACTATTGATGTACCAAGTTCATATGTGGCCATCCCTTGGATGTATAAGCATTTAATTGCTACTGCACAAAATGCTGCATCACATATATTACTGCTGGTAGATCAGTCAAATCCCGTTGAGATTTATTCGCCGGGTTTTGCCCGGGTGTTTACATGTCCGGTAATTGGCGTAATAACCAAGTGTGATTTGAAACCAGAAAATGAGCGAGTGTGTTTAAGGCAGTTAAAGCAGATAGGTGTTCCAGAACCCTATTTTAAGATAAGTATTCCTGAGGGAATAGGTATCGATGCTTTAAAGGCATATATATTTAATAATGATAAGTAA
- a CDS encoding ethanolamine utilization protein encodes MKFITEEDLRDLYRREPFTTYEMEPGTRLTPGARQFLADRGINMFDDQPFIRKFVVTTSEDVTNAEAEAKKPEALQEKQIDWKHKKLYCKMKSMEALFLSTGQELLSKDVFLAQSVINLGKQFAGVRAFAEGKGLGEIVCCQECSGMNGDNFCKDIEDCFEITEFHMQLEKGKEILNLHKLRCALREVEPVVMEVYEGNESETKLCEEITGKVNRIINALSQMICSAVGGKECQRSN; translated from the coding sequence ATGAAATTCATAACCGAAGAAGATCTGCGGGATTTATATCGAAGAGAACCTTTTACCACCTATGAAATGGAACCAGGAACAAGACTTACACCTGGAGCACGCCAGTTTTTAGCGGATCGGGGCATTAATATGTTTGATGACCAGCCGTTTATAAGGAAATTTGTTGTTACAACCAGTGAAGATGTAACAAATGCAGAAGCAGAAGCAAAAAAGCCAGAAGCTTTGCAGGAGAAGCAGATAGACTGGAAACATAAGAAACTTTATTGTAAAATGAAGTCTATGGAAGCATTATTCCTTTCAACTGGTCAGGAGCTATTAAGCAAAGATGTATTTTTAGCTCAGAGTGTTATCAACTTGGGCAAACAATTTGCTGGTGTCAGAGCGTTTGCAGAAGGTAAGGGCTTGGGTGAAATCGTATGCTGCCAGGAATGCAGTGGAATGAATGGAGACAATTTCTGTAAAGATATTGAGGATTGTTTTGAAATAACAGAATTCCATATGCAACTTGAGAAAGGCAAAGAAATTTTAAACCTGCATAAGTTACGATGTGCGTTGCGGGAAGTAGAACCAGTTGTTATGGAAGTATACGAAGGCAATGAAAGTGAAACGAAGTTGTGTGAAGAAATTACAGGTAAAGTGAATAGAATTATTAATGCTTTATCCCAGATGATTTGTTCAGCTGTTGGAGGAAAGGAATGCCAGAGAAGTAATTAA
- a CDS encoding EutN/CcmL family microcompartment protein: MLTARLIDNVWATRKADSLNGLKFMLAEVIGGGCEGQRMVVVDIISAGIGDRVIVCQGSSARRMLGDDNIPVDAVVVGIIDEDCNFG, encoded by the coding sequence ATGTTAACAGCAAGACTTATTGACAATGTATGGGCAACAAGAAAAGCAGATTCATTAAATGGATTAAAGTTCATGCTAGCAGAAGTAATAGGCGGAGGATGTGAAGGACAGCGCATGGTGGTAGTTGATATTATCAGTGCTGGCATAGGTGACAGAGTTATAGTCTGTCAGGGGTCATCTGCCAGAAGAATGTTAGGCGATGATAATATTCCAGTAGATGCAGTTGTTGTCGGAATCATTGATGAAGATTGCAATTTTGGATGA
- a CDS encoding acetaldehyde dehydrogenase (acetylating) — protein MENFDYDLRSVQEVRNLARLGKVATDKLATYTGEQIDKILRNMVRVAEENAVCLAQMAVEETGFGKVADKTYKNHMAATILYNAIKDMKTVGVIQEDVVNKIIEVADPVGLVMGIIPSTNPTSTVIYKAMIALKARNAIVFSPHPSAAKCTIKAAELMYQAALEAGAPENCIGCISMPSMAATDELMHAKEVAIIIATGGPGMVKAAYSAGKPALGVGAGNSPAYIERTANVQQAVKNIMASKTFDNGTICASEQSIICEECNRDAVVAEFKNQGGYFMTAEETAKVCKLLFKNGHSMNAKFVGRSADVIAEGAGISIPAGTRVLIGEQGGVGEGYPLSYEKLTSVLAFYTVKDWHEACELSIALLQNGIGHTMSLHTEDRDMVMKFAAKPASRILVNTGGSMGGTGASTGLMPAFTLGCGTWGGSATSENVTPMHLVNIKRVAYGLKDCSTLAADDPTFNHPELSGNCTNVPNSVGGGCCTGPGAFSPAQYAAMGAALNNGCCTEPAKEHELNQEDLMSLVNQLVSAMKGAN, from the coding sequence ATGGAAAATTTTGATTATGATTTACGTTCAGTACAGGAAGTGAGAAATCTTGCACGTCTTGGTAAAGTGGCAACAGACAAGCTTGCTACTTACACAGGAGAGCAGATTGATAAAATTCTGAGAAATATGGTTCGGGTAGCGGAGGAAAATGCAGTATGCCTGGCCCAGATGGCTGTAGAAGAAACAGGGTTTGGTAAGGTTGCAGATAAAACTTACAAGAACCATATGGCGGCAACTATTCTGTACAACGCAATCAAAGACATGAAAACTGTTGGTGTGATTCAGGAAGATGTAGTAAATAAGATTATTGAGGTGGCAGATCCGGTAGGTCTGGTTATGGGTATTATCCCATCAACAAACCCCACATCAACCGTAATCTATAAGGCCATGATTGCTTTAAAGGCAAGAAATGCCATCGTATTTTCACCGCATCCTTCCGCAGCAAAGTGCACAATAAAGGCTGCAGAACTAATGTATCAGGCAGCTTTGGAAGCCGGCGCTCCTGAAAACTGTATCGGATGCATTTCCATGCCTTCCATGGCAGCAACAGATGAACTGATGCATGCCAAGGAAGTGGCAATCATCATAGCAACAGGCGGTCCTGGAATGGTAAAGGCAGCATATAGTGCTGGAAAGCCAGCCCTTGGAGTAGGAGCCGGAAATTCACCTGCATACATTGAAAGAACAGCAAATGTACAGCAGGCTGTAAAGAACATTATGGCCAGCAAAACATTTGATAACGGAACAATCTGTGCATCAGAACAGTCCATCATCTGCGAAGAGTGCAACAGAGATGCCGTAGTAGCTGAATTTAAGAATCAGGGTGGCTATTTTATGACAGCAGAAGAAACTGCAAAGGTCTGCAAGCTGTTATTTAAGAATGGTCACAGCATGAATGCCAAGTTTGTTGGAAGATCTGCAGATGTAATTGCAGAAGGAGCAGGCATTTCAATTCCGGCAGGCACAAGAGTGCTGATTGGTGAACAGGGAGGAGTAGGTGAAGGATATCCCCTTTCCTATGAAAAGCTGACTTCCGTACTTGCTTTCTATACAGTTAAAGACTGGCATGAAGCCTGCGAACTGAGTATTGCACTGCTTCAGAACGGTATTGGACATACCATGAGTCTTCATACAGAAGACAGAGACATGGTAATGAAGTTTGCTGCAAAGCCGGCATCACGTATTCTTGTAAATACAGGAGGAAGCATGGGCGGTACTGGTGCCAGCACCGGACTGATGCCTGCATTTACATTAGGATGTGGTACATGGGGCGGAAGTGCAACTTCAGAAAATGTAACACCAATGCACCTTGTAAACATCAAGAGAGTGGCATATGGATTAAAAGACTGCTCCACTTTAGCAGCTGATGATCCTACATTTAACCATCCTGAATTATCAGGAAACTGCACAAATGTTCCAAACAGTGTAGGTGGCGGATGTTGTACTGGTCCTGGAGCATTTAGCCCAGCTCAGTATGCTGCAATGGGTGCTGCATTAAATAATGGATGCTGTACAGAGCCTGCTAAAGAACATGAATTAAATCAGGAAGACTTAATGAGTCTGGTTAACCAGTTAGTAAGTGCAATGAAAGGGGCTAACTAG
- a CDS encoding 4Fe-4S dicluster domain-containing protein gives MSLLDMVKEAGIIGAGGAGFPTHAKLASKAEYILLNGAECEPLLRVDQQLMAMFPDEIIKGFEAAGRQVSAKKAIIGVKGKHKEVITILEDRIKALKLEEYVEVGVLPDIYPAGDEQVLVYELTGRVVPEAGIPIQVGCVVVNSETALNIYYASMGKAVTEKYVTIAGDVPNRMTVKVPVGTPIMDVLKLSGIENFDDYAVIDGGPMMGPVMTEIGGYITKKNKGFVILKKTHPLIRRKSASKEQAKRINRASCEQCRMCTDMCPRYLLGHATQPHKMMRSLMYAANSNAPNDLEAQKVGQLCCQCNLCELFACPIGLYPKFANNFFREKLAEQGLRYKPNKEVFEARNAREHRLVPSKRLIARIGLHDFDKPAPMTDTSITPETVHIATRQHVGAPAVPVVAVGEHVQAGQLIGKIPEESLGATIHASISGTVTECGNDYIAIRRD, from the coding sequence ATGAGTCTTCTTGATATGGTAAAAGAAGCCGGCATAATTGGTGCAGGCGGGGCAGGATTTCCTACTCATGCAAAGTTAGCATCAAAAGCGGAATATATACTTCTTAACGGAGCTGAGTGTGAACCACTTTTAAGAGTGGACCAGCAGTTGATGGCAATGTTTCCCGATGAGATAATAAAAGGCTTTGAAGCAGCAGGCAGACAGGTCAGTGCAAAAAAAGCCATAATAGGAGTTAAAGGAAAGCATAAAGAAGTAATTACTATCCTTGAGGATAGGATTAAGGCATTAAAGCTGGAAGAATATGTAGAAGTGGGAGTTCTTCCGGACATCTACCCGGCAGGGGATGAACAGGTATTAGTATATGAATTAACAGGAAGGGTGGTACCGGAAGCCGGTATACCAATCCAGGTAGGATGTGTGGTAGTAAACTCAGAAACAGCATTAAATATCTACTATGCATCCATGGGAAAAGCAGTAACAGAAAAATATGTCACCATAGCAGGAGATGTACCAAACCGTATGACGGTAAAGGTACCGGTGGGAACCCCGATAATGGATGTTTTAAAGCTAAGTGGCATAGAAAATTTTGATGATTATGCGGTAATAGACGGAGGTCCTATGATGGGGCCTGTGATGACGGAAATCGGGGGATATATAACAAAGAAGAATAAAGGCTTTGTAATCCTGAAGAAGACCCATCCGCTGATCAGAAGAAAAAGCGCATCAAAAGAACAGGCAAAGAGAATAAACAGAGCTTCCTGTGAACAGTGCAGGATGTGTACGGACATGTGTCCAAGATATCTTTTGGGACATGCTACACAGCCGCATAAAATGATGAGATCCTTAATGTATGCGGCAAATTCAAATGCACCAAATGATTTGGAAGCTCAGAAGGTAGGTCAGTTATGCTGCCAGTGTAACTTATGCGAATTGTTCGCTTGTCCAATCGGGTTATATCCAAAATTCGCTAATAATTTCTTTAGAGAAAAGTTAGCAGAACAGGGATTACGATATAAACCAAATAAGGAAGTATTTGAAGCACGTAACGCACGTGAACATCGATTAGTTCCAAGCAAGAGACTTATTGCAAGAATTGGATTACACGATTTTGACAAACCAGCACCGATGACAGACACTTCCATAACTCCGGAAACAGTGCATATTGCCACAAGACAACATGTAGGAGCACCTGCAGTTCCTGTAGTAGCGGTTGGAGAACACGTACAGGCAGGACAGTTAATCGGTAAAATTCCGGAAGAAAGTCTGGGAGCTACAATTCATGCAAGTATTTCCGGAACAGTAACAGAATGCGGAAATGACTATATTGCAATAAGGAGGGATTAA
- a CDS encoding BMC domain-containing protein yields MANAIGMVEFTSIARGIYAADQMVKISEVEIVTATTTCPGKYIAIVHGDVAAVEDSVQIGERVAGEFWVDSIIIPNVHPQVFPAITGATMPERIQALGIIESFSMSTMVIAADAILKSAELEPLELRLGNGLGGKAFFTFTGDVAAVETGAEAGKNIAENKGLLVNAEVIPSPSDRLIPSLF; encoded by the coding sequence ATGGCGAACGCAATAGGAATGGTAGAGTTTACAAGTATTGCACGTGGTATTTACGCAGCAGACCAGATGGTAAAAATTTCAGAAGTAGAAATTGTAACGGCTACGACTACTTGCCCGGGCAAATATATAGCAATCGTTCATGGAGATGTTGCTGCTGTTGAAGATTCAGTACAGATTGGAGAAAGAGTAGCAGGAGAATTCTGGGTGGATTCTATTATTATACCAAACGTTCATCCTCAGGTGTTCCCAGCTATTACTGGGGCAACAATGCCTGAAAGGATCCAAGCACTTGGTATTATAGAATCTTTCTCAATGTCCACCATGGTCATTGCTGCTGATGCAATTTTAAAGTCTGCAGAACTGGAACCACTGGAACTTCGTTTGGGAAATGGTTTAGGAGGAAAAGCCTTCTTTACCTTCACCGGAGATGTTGCAGCTGTGGAAACAGGAGCTGAAGCAGGAAAAAATATTGCAGAGAATAAAGGTCTACTGGTTAATGCGGAAGTAATTCCTTCCCCATCAGACAGACTGATACCATCTTTGTTCTAA
- the eutM gene encoding ethanolamine utilization microcompartment protein EutM, whose product MKYDALGMIETKGLVGSIEAADAMVKAANVTLIGKEFVGGGLVTVMVRGDVGAVKAATDAGAAAAQRVGELISVHVIPRPHAEVETILPSVKEK is encoded by the coding sequence ATGAAATATGATGCATTAGGTATGATCGAAACAAAGGGTTTAGTTGGTTCAATTGAAGCTGCAGATGCTATGGTAAAGGCAGCAAACGTAACATTAATCGGAAAAGAATTCGTAGGTGGCGGACTGGTAACTGTAATGGTAAGAGGAGATGTAGGAGCAGTAAAGGCTGCTACAGATGCAGGTGCAGCAGCTGCTCAGAGAGTTGGCGAATTAATTTCAGTACATGTAATCCCAAGACCACATGCTGAAGTTGAAACTATTCTTCCAAGTGTAAAGGAAAAATAA